The nucleotide sequence ttatttcaaaagaaatctcttccagtagacccatgagaggaaagatgaattttggagATTAATCTTACTTTTGTTTGCGACTTTGTAcgcaaaaagttttattttatcggtTCCCGTaaataaagtaggtaaataTCCTCTTTTTGCCCTCATACACGCCATTTACCGCTCCATAAAACTCCCCAACGAACTAAATGTACTTACATGGTACAATTATCAGTTCCTTTAACCAGTAATTTTGGCAATGCGTTTGTCTGTTGTAATCAGGACAGAACTAAAACACAAGGTTCGCGATCGGGATGCATTCTCATAAGACACAAAGCCAGCTAAGCTAATTTCTGAACAGGTCATTCTTGACACACTGGGGAGTCACATGCTcatttaaatactaataagGTACACCTCAGGCCCCGCTCGTAGGTCACACAGTCTAGTACCTACACGTAGGAATTCCAGACCAGGTCATGCGTGATTCAGTTTAGTCCCATAATTTCCTCATTTAAATAGAGTGCTACAAACGCAGCTCGTGAGCCCCGGTAAGTTATATTGTGTGTCatctgtttttttaaacttctatcattcatataattatgtctaaTCTCTTACGAGgttgacaaagccaacagtcatgaaaacactgaaaggccacgttcagctgtatggcttaacatggaattgagactcaaatagtgactgctAAATAGGATGCAAGCcaatcgccaaaaagaagaattccaagttaattCAAAGTTTATAGAAAGACCTTTCTCGTTACAACTACCCCTATTAAATGGTCGTTTGACGTCACCGGACAGATAGTGGCTCTTCGATAACAGCTGGTCGTTGGAACCGAAATAGCTCGTCAATGGGACTCTGTAATGCGATAAACTCGATAATGTGGTCTCTATGTAGCATCTACaggcttattttaaaatacacacACCCCACCcacaaaatacttttatctAGATAAAATactacgtctttattccttacggggaagatagagccaacagactcgaAAAGACTCAAAGGCCGCGTTAAGTTGAAAGATAGAGACATGTTGCTAGTACATTTCCTAAAAAAGAGTCCCAAATTTAAGCATTTCCTTGACTTTAAAAAAGTCTTTAAGCAATTAGAAAACATACTGTGTCCCACAGAGAAAGGAACATAGCGCTAGCTCAATCAATGTGATAAgttctaattatttatttttgttattgaaatataagctgcaataaatatgtcaattttttttattataatttgagtgtgcttgacctcaatctgctcAGTGGAAAGCAAAATGAGGACTAAGGTGGTTCGTGCAAGCTCAAAAAGggcctattcactcttgcccTGAAAAATACCCaagttgtatatatatatggggAAGAGAGACACGGAGAGAGAATTCCAATTTACAGTGGTTATAAACACATATAAAAGTTGTATCCTATCACTTACCCTGCATACTTTATTCACATATTATGTGTGaacagtaattttaatatgtttccTCTGCAAACTAATTGACTGcatgtatatatttacagGATAATCATTTATGTTGAATACAAAACCAGTTTGACATTGAATCACAgcataaatattcaattaaatatgGAGGATTTGATGATAAAACTTATCACATTTTTACTACTAATGacatcatttatttgattcctttataatattaatatgaatggagttttaagtttattattatacaaaaaatttatattataatatgcaATATTtactaagtaatatttttttattatattaaaaaaaatctgttgtgCTATTTGTTCCCTAAAATGGTATTGATGCCCACAATATGTAAATCAGATGTTTATTAGGTCAATATTGTTTCAGATCAATATGATTTGTAAGGTAAATTATATCTGGagacattattatatagtcaattgtaattttttggaCTAAATGACTTTAAATGCACTCTTCATGTTATCTGATCTTTCGCCAATCAAAAACTCCTCTGTCCATGGAAAGGGTAAAAGACAGAATTGGTATTCAGAAATGCATAGTCGGCCCTACACATCTCAAAGAAAAATCCTGAGTTTATCAGCTCTTCCTTTGATTGACTGAAATCTGTGGAGGAAGAGAAGCAGAAGGAAGCaattatagaataaaaaatattctgagtAAAGAGTGCAACTAAATGATGTTGTGTACATCAATACAAACGTACATAGTAATTAGTCACATTAAGAAAAAGACTACAAGTACcaagattaattaaaaatacattactcATATATTGGTTATTTCCTACAGCAGTTTCAGGTGAGTAAACAAGGAAAAATGTCAATagtatatgtttaaataaaaaatgtagcaAGTCGGACCTATAAAGTTTTTACTATGAAACATTTAATCTTATCAACAATtacaaatgaaaacaaaatagatAATTGAAGAGGATGCCGAGTTATCTATTTGTTTCATATGTCAATGAAACTTTGATAAGTTCATGTTGTAATAGGAAACTGAGAAACGGATATGCAATTTCAGAGCAATAATTTAATGGGAACTATGATCCGGGTAAAAATTACAACATTTCCAGTCACTAAAGtgtgtaattttaatgtaggtatgtgatGTGACTTATCTTTGTAATATGCTAGTTTATGACAAATTAGAATAGTCCAAATTTAGTATTTGGCTATGTATTTATAAGTTGGTACAGTTCAAAGTTCAACATTGAAGCCAGTGTATAGCCATAAAAACATACTCAATCTATTATGAATACCTCACATTAGCCGCATTTGTGGAATTAAGTAAAAGATTCATGCTTAAATTCAGAATATCGACGCCTTGGGATGTTCAAGGTGCAGAGTAAACAAGAACCTAGtgtttgtaaacaaagaaACCGGCGAATTTGTACATTCCCACTCACCAGGACTTTGACGAAGCGGCTTTCCAGCTCATCCCGGTCAGGCATGGGAGGCTTCGTACGGGTCCGGGTCGACGGCTGCCGTACATGGTGGCTCTTCACCGACGCGACCGGTCCATCCAACATTGTCTGATCCCTTGACGTTATCAAACCCATTATACGAACTTGAACGGCACTATTGTGATCACATATTCAATTAAGTCATTTTATCACAGACAAGATCACTAATATTAGAACAATTTTTAACTCAACAGGTTTAAGTTCACATTAGAAACACAAAGCTCGCGAGAACGAGTTTAACAAATTTAACGTGCAACAACAACGAAGCAGAGGAAGCGGACTGCAATGAAGTTTTCGCGCGCCACGCCACATCGAGTGACAACCAAATGACAGCTTCGTGGCAGCTCTAGTGATGTGCTTTGCACTAGATTCTTCATTCTCCTGGCTTTTAGTTTTGGCTCTCACTACTCTGGAGAGAAACCCAGAgaatgcctttgaccatggaccacGAAtagagtgagtcaggtttttacacgaagcgaccccTATCTGatctccgtaacctttgcaggtaaacctaacccgtattggatcgatcatgattacacatccagttccctgattgtgcaggtttcctcacgataatTACCCTCATGGtgagagcatcggttagtattcaaacatAACTTTTGATAATagttattggtacatggccgaagccgaatcattcgaacctgtgccttccTGCGCATCACGCGTTTTAAGCGgacaccttaccgattcgctCTAATTATTCACTTCTCCCCGTAACCAATTACGCCAGTATCTGAGCATAACTTATctaacaataaacaaacaaataagtacCTTGGTTATAATCTTGACGAGATTAACAATATATTGCCTCAATGTTGTTCAGTATAAAAGCTTAATTTTGCGGCATTGATCtttatattactattttttagtggaattaaaattattgaaccttttttttacctgAAACTTACCAGGAACTACGTAGACCAATCAATGAGACCGCTGCGGTTCTTTATGAACACTAAATAGTTGTCATTaaggtaattttataataatgcgctattttcaaatattttgtaaataattattattattacgaaaTAGCATTATGTGCAATATTTCTGGTCAAgctttatttgttattttccaATCCAATCTAAGCCGTTTTTCtctcaacaataaaaaaaatggcagCTGTCGATAACAGcataaacaaaacacaacTACAACACTTAACAGCTATGTCAGCATCGTGAAGTTGACAATAGAAGTTTGATAAGCTCGTAGCCAATCAGATTTTAGGAGCGTTGGAGTGTCTACTTTTTAAGAGGGAAATCAAAAACCATTTGTTTgcctattataatatttttgtaatgaacCCCTATGTAtcttacattatttaatatgtaCGCTGGctcttctattttttattcttattaagtacttaggtataacagtatataattataaaaaagtacagtttatgaaattattttgaaactcGCTAAAGCTCCCGAGTATTTTGGGAaaccattttataaaatggacACTATACAGTAACGGGATATATACCAAACCTTCACCTCTAGGAACAACTTAATGGGACGATGTGTGTGTGAGTCACTGTAGGTAGAGTATAGCAATGAATACGtattatatcccttacgagttagacaaagccaacagactgaaaggccgtCATATCAGGAATCCCATGGGGAGGGGAAGGATACCCTAATGTCGTAGCGTAGGTTTACTTCAGTGggaaaagcaaataaaacatttatgtagttatataattttattggtttatgtaggtacaaaatAATAGCAGAAACGAGTAGGTTATTGCCCGTATccgattaaaataatattctataCAGATACACCAATTTTGTTagcaccatttttttttacattttgttgacatttttataaaaacataccaTTACCTTACACTACGAATGCATAACGAAAAGTTCATGGTCTTTTAACTTTCTCCACATATAAAACTAACATctaggtatataataatgCTTTTAATCTGATATATATTGATCACACAACAGTCTATTACTAAATgaacttaaattattaactgACAAGTATACATTTCAATCCCTAGATTGAAGAGGttgaaaaaatacacaagacAATTTGGTCCAGCTTCAACAAATgaacattatttctttgttaataatttaaataaatgaaatctcCACATCAGTACAGTCTTTGGTTAGGACAGAAAAGACATATTGGaagatatattattacttaaatttataatatcacaAGCATTTACACTGAAACAATTCACTTTTGCAAATCAGTCAATACGAATACATTGAAATTGCAATTACGCACAATTTAACAATGATTGAtggtaaataagtaagtatatttagtaaaataaataactttattaaccTCAATACCAGAGTGCATtaatatgatttaaatttttaatatatttaatggtGTGCCGATGTACAAAGCAAAAATAGTACCAAGTAATCCTAGGTTATATGACAAGCAAAAAATAGGAGTTACTAAAGATGGCAAAACCAAGTTAGACAATTCGACAAAGGATACAATGCACGAAGTACTATGCGAAGCTCGTACAGTAATGTACATCGTTAATTTGTCCTAACTACATATGATACACGtacattttaatacttttaaggCATATCTCGCTTCCACTTAATCCACCTTAAGCTAGATTTCTAATACCAAATTTTAGTCAAAATTTCATAAGTTCGCAAAAGTGTCATTTAAAGACAAATTTTTTACAACTTAACAAGTATGAAATTTAATCTAATCTAATAAAATCTAAGGCACAATAATGAGCTTATGGCAGCTTAATGCCTAAAATACGTATTAAGGACAGTAAGACATcttttctgtacatttaacACAGTACTATGAAGTTGAAATCAAAGTTTAGACattgaaatgaaaacataAGAAATGCTTGTAACCTTTgtatagttatttaattataacctTCTGTTCACCTATTACATACAACATTACTACCCTTTCTCACGGTTGCACAGTTCTCGTGTTAAAAATACCATTATAGACTTAATCAGCGCTTCTTATTAGATAACCATTTGTAggatttcttattaaatttcataaaatctatcatttaaaataaacatcaacataaatataattgttttggATGTAAAtaacatacttttttataatgaagcaagcatatatatttatttgttacaattaaTGATATATCTCTCTAGGTATTTAGACgacattattatcattttcagTCCTTAAATATTCTGGTATGTAGTTATTTCACctagtttataaaattgttttatgataGTCGCCTTTAAATGGGATTTAAGTGGTTTCCCACAGGATCTCAAAGGAAAAacaccatatttttttaacaaaattaatcaaCGATCCCGAGACCCGATCAGAATCggtaaaatattgaaaagggGATCTTGTACAAAGTTAGCTTCTCGAGTCTTATAAATGGTTACGAGTAGTTCTACTTAGAAGAAGGGTAGTAATACAAAACAGCGCATCCAGGTAGTTGCCAGCGCGAAGCATGTAACTCTATGAGTTGCAGCAGGGTGCGGCGGATGGACGGCGCCGCGTTCGTGTTGAGGAACGCGTCTCTCACCGACGACAGGAGCCGCTCGAGATCGCCGGGCAATTGCGATTCTAGGTCGCGACCGATGTAGGTGAGCACGAAGAATAAGTTCTCCGTCTGAAAATATCATTGATCAGAGTTCagacatagaaaaaaattacgacaGCGTCATTTCAGTGCTTTTGGGATTCCTTGTTGACTAGGGTTTAATGTGTGAAGTATGAAAAGGTTTTGGAGTTTTCGCTTCATATAATAACTTGCTCCAGGATTTTGTTTCCATGTTTCAGGAGCAAGAGACACATCTTAAGTgattatataacattttttttaataaatataaatacatacggaacaaattacacagattaagttaacctcgaagtaggttcgaaacttgtgtcaCGAAATAATAACTCAActgtattatattaaattaaaaaaatacttctatagataaacattcaacaCCCACgccaaacacaaaaaaaccCTTTCTTACCAAGCCCTGGCCTACCGCTGCAGCACAAAGGCCCTCAAAAATGGCAGATAGTAAAACCGGCCCACGTCCCAAGAAGAAGAACACAAAAAGCTGCAATCGATGGATGGATCAATAAATCACTCACATCGCTGGCCGAGGGTACCGGCTGCCGGATGCAGTCCTCGCAGCACTTGCAGATGAGCGCGAGCAGCACGTGCGAGGGCTGCGCGGCGCCGCGCCGCTGGATGGCGCGCCGCCGCAGCTGGCAGTACATCTCCAGCAGGAACGACAGGAACGCCATGAGCCGGGGCCGCCCGCCGCCCACTATCGCGCCGAGCAGCTGGAACCACGTGGATAAATGTCATCAAATATACAAGAGGATCTAAAACAcgatagtcacgtctatataccatgcggggtaagcagagccaacggtcttgaaaaggctgaaaggccacgttcagctgtatggcttaatgatggaaatggaattcgaatagtgacaggttgctaccccatcgcccAAGAGGAATCCAAAGATTTACACATTACTGCATGATAAACGTACCGCCGAAACTGCTGGACGTGTATGTTTATTAGGAAATGCAAAGAGACGTTAAAAGTGGATATTCCGAAAAATCCTACGCTGCTACGTCACCAGTAGCCCGAATATATAGTCACAAAACTGTGGAGAAACTAACTCCAACCAAATTCTACGAAGAAACCACAATAATAATCGTTTTGAATTCAATTTGAATCTCCCCAACATGGTACCGCAAAATATAGACAGACAAAATCTCAAAGAATGACCCCAAAGTCCCAGCAGATTTCTTTCAACCGGAGTCAAGTCTGCAATATCAAACCCAACTTTGCCTACAAACATAAGCACATTATTCATGTCTCGAATTCGCTCACCTTCTCCCGATCATGGTACCACTGCTGACACGTGTTCAGCAGCGACTCCAAGAAAGTCTCTGTCTGTTCCCGCTCCACCACGGCAATACAACGTCTGGCCGCTGGTAACGCGTAACGTGGAGATTCCACGGCGCGGGATACCAGGTGGCCCACAGCGTCCATTAGAGTACGCGCTGTAACGGCGTTTGGATctgaaaatttacaataagACATGATCGTTTCTGATATTGCTGACTGACAGACATCACGTTACGTAGACGAAGCCGCAGGTAAAAgcaagttacatacatacatgattcCTAACGTAGTAGACGCTAGCCTATGGGCTAGGTTTTTAAGGTGATATGTcaccttaaaaatatatataagtaaaaagcatttaaataattctttattaacGACATCAATAAAGAGGATGTTCTTAATTCGACAGTATGTATTTACTATTCGATGACTTCCTCTGAAACGATCATAGATCATTTGTAGGAATACGAAATATTTATGACAATGAGAATTGGAGACAGAGTTACGTTCATAGGGTTTAAAATTATCTGATTATCATAGCCAAATATTGTACTGGCTAGGCTTAATAAACAACATATATAGCATGATAATATAGCATGGCATAAAGCTATCATAACTTACCTTCAAGAGCCTTATCGATACACTCCTGTATATCAGGCGGGAAGTTACCCAAATCGCCGGCATCTGCCGCCAGCCCCAATGCCGCCATGCCGCTAGCCAACGTGTCCGCAGACGTCAGAGACTTGGACCTCTTCAACCCTGGTGTGAACAACTGAGGACGAATGCTCTTCCCGTTGCCATTGATGAGGGAAGAAGGAGGAGATTTCTTCTTCTCCGACATGTTCTGCGGTTGTAGCTTGAAATGTACGCGAGGACCctggaaataaaaatgaagatgATGGACGGACATTAATACCAATGAAGTCACCTTCCACGGTGTTACAAAATTCCATGGGGTGTCAGTTGGTTTCTTGtattatatcttttaaatcaGGTGCTTCTAATCTCGGAAAATTCGTTACTTTAACTTATCCATTTACCTACCAAAGTTATGTCACCTCTTCTTCAACtgaattataaacaaaaatgtacctactcgtacatacattcaCTTGACACTGAATGGTTTCGAGCGCAGAACAAGAATCACTCCACCTCTTATTACCAAAGATTACCAAAGGATGTCGCAAAAGACATAAAAGGTATGGGAGTAAGAACTTTCATCTATTGAGAAAACCCTTGATCGAAGTTGTTAAAATTGTCACTAAAGTCAGGACTGGAGTCGCAATGTGTAATATGTGAACTGACCGTGGTCATAGGCGTTAGCGAACATCAGGCTCATGAGGAGAAACTAATTCCAGGAGGATGCTAACAAGTACAAGAATAATACTGGTTTAGTGTGTTTAACCCAAGTTATTCTACATCCTATAGTTCTTATACCCATCGCATTCTGTGCTGGCTCGTTCTCATGATCATGGCACTAGATGGCAGCACAGAGCGCGAGTGCTGGAGTCCCACTATCGCGTACCCGAGCAGAGACTTCctatacaaatgtatagaCAGATGAACTTTCCACTACGAACTAGGTATTAGATATTCAGACCAGATGTTGAGCTAAATTCTCCAGCAGTTCTCTATggtccgtgtggttcccggcaccaatacaaaaaagaataggaccactccatctctttcccatggatgtcgtaaaaggcgactaaaggataggcttacaaacttgagattcttttttaggcgatgggctagcaatctgtcactatttgaatctcaattctatcattaagccaaatagctgaacgtggccattcagtcctttcaagactctgtctaccccgcaaggcatatagacgtgaacatatgtatgtatgtagttctcTATACTCACCGCTTGCTGTGCCGGCTCGCACGTGTTGACCATGGCGCTGGATGGCAGCACCGGGCGGTAGTGGGGCGGCACCTGCGCGTGCAGCACTGCAGAACGCGAGTGCTGGAGCCCCACACTCGCGTACCCGAGCCCCATCGCCGACCTGTAATGTCACCCAATGTTGGTATATTTGTTAAACCTTCATGGTTTCAATATCAATAACGAACACCCTGGCCATTGTATATTGTGTCaagtagattaaaaataagaactaCTTCTTATTCTCTTCTGTCATCTGCTGTGTCTTGTCTTATGTGTATCTAAgattttatcttaataaaataaactaacgtACTCACTGCACTCTCTGCTTTCAct is from Amyelois transitella isolate CPQ chromosome 13, ilAmyTran1.1, whole genome shotgun sequence and encodes:
- the LOC106140262 gene encoding CBP80/20-dependent translation initiation factor isoform X1; the encoded protein is MQTQIGVGNELQRSYRMQDFASPGVIMRERSFIRPQSHHNMHHHNQFPNNGKRRSMILTNAKGKPTLEIYRPPGVRTEGVSATTATATTAGGQNSSANKLNVHAKEFTMAKPVDLHNRSAMGLGYASVGLQHSRSAVLHAQVPPHYRPVLPSSAMVNTCEPAQQAGPRVHFKLQPQNMSEKKKSPPSSLINGNGKSIRPQLFTPGLKRSKSLTSADTLASGMAALGLAADAGDLGNFPPDIQECIDKALEDPNAVTARTLMDAVGHLVSRAVESPRYALPAARRCIAVVEREQTETFLESLLNTCQQWYHDREKLLGAIVGGGRPRLMAFLSFLLEMYCQLRRRAIQRRGAAQPSHVLLALICKCCEDCIRQPVPSASDTENLFFVLTYIGRDLESQLPGDLERLLSSVRDAFLNTNAAPSIRRTLLQLIELHASRWQLPGCAVLYYYPSSK
- the LOC106140262 gene encoding CBP80/20-dependent translation initiation factor isoform X3: MQTQIGVGNELQRSYRMQDFASPGVIMRERSFIRPQSHHNMHHHNQFPNNGKRRSMILTNAKGKPTLEIYRPPGVSATTATATTAGGQNSSANKLNVHAKEFTMAKPVDLHNRSAMGLGYASVGLQHSRSAVLHAQVPPHYRPVLPSSAMVNTCEPAQQAGPRVHFKLQPQNMSEKKKSPPSSLINGNGKSIRPQLFTPGLKRSKSLTSADTLASGMAALGLAADAGDLGNFPPDIQECIDKALEDPNAVTARTLMDAVGHLVSRAVESPRYALPAARRCIAVVEREQTETFLESLLNTCQQWYHDREKLLGAIVGGGRPRLMAFLSFLLEMYCQLRRRAIQRRGAAQPSHVLLALICKCCEDCIRQPVPSASDTENLFFVLTYIGRDLESQLPGDLERLLSSVRDAFLNTNAAPSIRRTLLQLIELHASRWQLPGCAVLYYYPSSK
- the LOC106140262 gene encoding CBP80/20-dependent translation initiation factor isoform X2, with translation MQTQIGVGNELQRSYRMQDFASPGVIMRERSFIRPQSHHNMHHHNQFPNNGKRRSMILTNAKGKPTLEIYRPPEGVSATTATATTAGGQNSSANKLNVHAKEFTMAKPVDLHNRSAMGLGYASVGLQHSRSAVLHAQVPPHYRPVLPSSAMVNTCEPAQQAGPRVHFKLQPQNMSEKKKSPPSSLINGNGKSIRPQLFTPGLKRSKSLTSADTLASGMAALGLAADAGDLGNFPPDIQECIDKALEDPNAVTARTLMDAVGHLVSRAVESPRYALPAARRCIAVVEREQTETFLESLLNTCQQWYHDREKLLGAIVGGGRPRLMAFLSFLLEMYCQLRRRAIQRRGAAQPSHVLLALICKCCEDCIRQPVPSASDTENLFFVLTYIGRDLESQLPGDLERLLSSVRDAFLNTNAAPSIRRTLLQLIELHASRWQLPGCAVLYYYPSSK